DNA from Rosa rugosa chromosome 6, drRosRugo1.1, whole genome shotgun sequence:
CTTGAGACAAGGATGATATCTCTACAGTAAAGATTTGGTCCTATAGATTATCTTCCAAAATTCATTTGTTTAACCTTTAAGTGCCTTCAAAACCAATCATTAAGAGAGGTTTTCGACACAGAAAGTACCGTCCATTTCTTGCTGCAAAAGCAATAGAAATGGTTCATGATCCATGAATCTAAACATGACAAAACTGGATGAGGAGTATGCCCCAGCTAGCCACATGGAAACTTCGTGGCACATGTGAAactctttgtttggtttttgaGCAATGACAGAAGGTTGTGGTCGAAAACTACGTTGTATAATATTTTTCTAAGATTCTTACACATAGATTTTATTGGTCAGGCTGTTTTAGAACTATATATTCCCCATCTTCCTCCATTAAATATCTAATTCCTCTGGATTATATAATCTGTGTTCTTACTTACTGATTTGTATTTTGCGGGAAAGTAATCAAACTATTTGATCTACAACCTGTAAAATCGAATCTAATAATAGAAGTAGAAACTGTGTTATCCACACGTGGAATCTGATTAGTTAGTTGAACAAGATGTTTGACTTGGTTTATTCTCACCCAGTTTCTCTGATGCAGACACACTGTGTTTTTTTAATTATCATTAAATGACAATTAATTCAATTCTAAAATCTAAATCATGGTTTTAATGGAAAAAAATGGCTGCACGTGCGGGAGATACAGGTCACGTAATGTGAGTAATCGACCGTCTACGTTACTTTGGGCTTGGTTTCCAAATGTTGACTGGAAAATAAAAGGTCAGTGTGAATTAGAAACATATATGCGGCGGCAGAAGGCTTAGCAAGATTGAGTCAAGACTATGCACCTTATTCAAATGAACCTATCCTCCTCAATGAGTCAAATAACATATCCTTTTTcatacggaaaaaaaaaattaataaagtcATTATTGTTGAAAGAGACGGATAATTAAGTTACCATCGATGAAGGAAATAAAAGATAAATTTTGTAGTTTAATTAAAATTAGAAAATGACTTCGATTAGGGTTTCTTGACTTGGCGAATCATAAGTTTGGTGCTTGTTTTGAACGTTCCTTGAATTGGTGTAAAAATAGAAAAGGTCACATTCATCTTTTTTAAGAAAGTATTAAGATAATTGAATTAAGTAAGGAGTAACTATCTTATGGGGAATTGGCAATTTAAGTATCAGAATAAATTAGTCAAAACCTAACCCAATGAAACCAAGGACTTGGAGGTCCAGTGTTTGTTTGGCACTCTCCTATTATAATGACATAAATTATATAGGTCTTATTtccttccattcttttttctctttttttccacttcttttttttttacttttttagaccaccaaacaaataaaaaaggaaaggaattttttttttcatgcttATTACATCAACCCTACAAATTTAAAAACTTAGAGCAACtatttgaccaaagaaaaaagaaaagcgaAATTACAGtaattttgttttaatccgAAGCAAAAAGCTATACTAGACAGGCGCCAAATTGCCGTATACAAACTggaaagtgaaaaagaaaaaacgtaaaagaaaaccaataaatccccaaaaataaaaacttaccAAAAGCACACCAATTCATTCACTTCTTCACGGCACAAAACGAGCCAGCTGAACAactcaccttcttcttcttcttcttcttctgaaaaAACCCACCATTAACAAAGACTCAACCTTTTAAAACCAACCCACCATTACCAAAGACTCAACCTTTACACCACACCCAACACCCAAAGACTCAACCTTTATGTAGTTTCCTCACCTCACGATGCGCCCAATCACCCAATCCCCGTCACCCTCATCCCCTCAGCCACCGCACCCCCACCGCACCAACCTCCTCGTCCCACTCGCCGGCGCCGCCACGACCACCGCCTTctccctcctcctcttcctcctcgtcTGCTTCCGCAAAATCACCCGCAAGCGCACCGCCCCCGAAGCCGACTCCAAGCCCCCCCACCGCTTCTCCTACACCCTCCTCCGACGCGCCACAGACTCCTTCTCCCCCACGCTCCGCCTCGGCCAGGGCGGCTCCGGCTCCGTATTCTTCGGAACGCTCCCCCACACCCGGCAGGACGTCGCCGTCAAGCTCATGGACTCCGGGTCCCTCCAGGGCGAGCGCGAGTTCCAGAACGAGCTCTTCTTCGCCTCCATGCTCGACTCCCGACACGTCATCTCGGTCCTCGGATTCTCCTCCGATCGGAAACGGCGCCGTATGCTGCTGGTTTACGAGTTCATGAGCAACGGGAACCTGCAGGACGCGCTGCTGCACCGGAAGTGCCCGGAGCTGATGGAGTGGAAGAAGAGGTTTTCGATTATGGTGGATGTAGCTAAGGGTCTTTGCTACCTTCATGGATTGGACCCGCCGGTTGTTCACGGTGACGTCAAGCCGAGTAATGTGCTGCTGGACGGGAGCTTCAATGTGAAGATTGCCGATTTCGGGCTGGCGAGGCTAAAGTCGGAAATTCAGGTTGTGATTGGGGAGGATGTGAAGAAGGGTGAGGGTGTGGAGGTGAAGAAGGAGGAGCTTGAAGACTGTGGCTCTGTGGTTGAGGAAACCGAGAGTGTTAGTGTTGCCACTGCAGGGTTTGAGGATTCGAATTTGGGAGTCGATCAGTCGCCGGAGAGTTTAGTGATCAAGCTGCCCGTTTCGCCGGAGACTCCGGTGACGGCGTCACCACCGGAGGAGAATGTGGATAAGGAGGGGGGAGAGAAGCCGAGTGTGAATAAGGATTGGTGGATGAGACAGGAGAATGGGAGTGGTGTGAAGGACTATGTGATGGAGTGGATTGGGAATGAGAGGCCCACGGCTGCTTCGAGTAGTGAAATGGTGGGGAGgtcggagaagaagaagaataagaagaggaaTAGGAAGAGATTGGATTGGTGGATGTCGATGGAGGAGAGTGGGAAAGTTTCGAGCAAGGAGAAGAGGAGGCCTGCCAGGGAATGGTGGAAGGAGGAGTATTGTGAGGAGctgacaaagaagaaaaagaagaaggataaGAAGCAGAGTAAAGGAATGAGCTTTGATGAGAATGAGAGTGACTGGTGGCCACACGACGATGAATTGTATGCTGAGaccaggaagaagaagaagagtaggAGCAGGAGTTGGGGGAGTATGAGTAGTATTGATTGGTGGTTGGATGGAATTCGCCGTAATGCTAGTAATAATTCTGCTAGTGGGGAAATTCCTAAAAGCTGTGGCATGAGTAGTACGCCAAGTATGAGAGGAACTGTATGTTATGTTGCCCCCGAATATGGTTTTGGTGGTGATCCTTCAGAATTATGTGATGTTTATAGTTTTggggtgttgttgttggttgttaTAGCCGGAAGGCGCCCACTTCAGGTAACAAATTCGCCTCTGTCAGAGTTCCAGAGAGCGAATTTGTTGTCTTGGGCACGCCATCTTGCTCGTGCTGGGAAGCTTATTGATCTTGTTGATAAGTCCATTCAGGGTCTGGAGCAAGAACAAGCTCTCCTTTGCATCACTGTGGCATTAGTTTGTTTGCAAAAGATACCTGCTCGCCGGCCTTCAATGAAAGAGGTTGTGGGGATGCTGACTGGTGAGTTAGAACCACCCAAATTACCACCAGAGTTAACCACGTCAGCTCAGTCACGGTTCTCACACAAGTCCCATAGAAAGGTCCGGTGAGTTTCTAATGTACGCTTTTAGTTTTTCATCAAAATTAGGTGGTATACTGCTGTAGATCATTGTTACGTCATCTTTGTGGATGATTTGTGTATCCAAAGGAGGAAAAGGAAATAGATTTTCTAATTTATATAATGAACTGATCATTTGAACATATTTCAGTTGCTCTTTCTTTACTGATATGGCCTACAAATCCATAATATATCTGAGCTTCCTATATAACAATAACTTGAGGTAAAAATGTGAGCACTGTTACCTGATCCTATTCTTATTGCACTGACTTTGAGGCAGGTTAACTTTGCTTTTTTTATCTGGTCCATACTTTTTAGCTTAGTCATTTGAATCAGTGTTCTAGATATTGAACTAGAACTTGCTTAATCAAGTTCTTTTAGTTGACCCCTTCCAcctaaaggaaaagaaaagcaaaaaagaaagcaacttgCTTTTCATCATTTGAAATTTTTGGTGTAATCATCATTTGAAATTTTTGGCCAGGGTAGTTGTTTAGTTCCTATCTCGAGTTTTGTGGAGGTTAATTGACTGTGCTTTTCATATTTAAGACATTTTTTACCCTTACAAGGGAAAGTAAATGTAGACTATAATGCATTAGTAAAGGTTATACATATTGAATTTGGGACGAAGTGCATATAGATTCTCCTGTGGCTGGTGCCATTATGTAGTTTGCACAAGTACTTGAGATGATCCAGTAAACAGGTATTTTTCTTTGGTTGTTCCATCATTTGTGCAGAAAAGGGCATGACATGACTTGTGGAGAGGATTTAGTGGTGCTATTTTGTGCTTTTTTTATCTACCAAAATGAAAGAATTATTCGAGTAGCTTGGTAGTAGTGTCTTGGGTGTGGAACCAGTGAGCAATATATATGATTTCTTCAAAAGTAGAGGGTCACTGGAACTTAAAGCATTTATAGATAAACAAAGAGAATCTGCTTATAGTGTATCTTACTGGTGTGGTTCTGTAAGTCTGCCAATAATGAATTCCAGGTAGAGATGGCTACAAATTGTAGCTACAGAATCAGTTGCCGGTTATATTCCTACAGCCAGCTGATGTCACAAATTCATATAGGGCATATTATGTTATTTTCCCCATGTTATCATAAGCTTTTCACCATAGACACATTAGGCTTGCTGTTGCAGAACATTACTTTTCATGGTCTTTATTAGTATAGATGAGTGGTATCTTTTCTTATCTAATAGCTTTGGGAGAAAAATCTAGGCATGACTTCCACAAAATCAGTAGATTCTGTCCTGCATGGCTGCATCTGAGGAATAGATCTCGAGTTTGTTCTCTTTTTTTAATGCTGATTATTTTGTGGCACTGTGGACCAAATGGTAATGCTCTATGCTTTCATTTTAAATTTCTGAGAGTTGTCTCAATTCTGACTTGGTACCCATAAAAGAACATCCAGTAGTGAAAAAAATTCTGTGTTGTTGACTCATAGCAAGGAATGATGCATCTTACTGGATAGATGAGAGAGAAACAGGAAGCAGCTCTATCAAAGATTTTTGGTATTGTCCGAGTCATAATCCAACCACGAAATTGAAGCTGTATTGCACTCATCCCACATTTCCTGCAACTGTATATTTTGACTAATGAATGTATTCAACCCAAAAGAAGTAGAATCTTACTTCTGAATATCTGTGATGAAAATAATTGAAATACCAACATCTGATTAAACAGAGGACAAGCTTACAACAGACGATATAACAAAAAAATGTGGCCTCGTCAAAACTTTGTCGAGGTGAAGGGAAAGGAGTGCACACACTTGGTTCTGCAAAACAACATCAatcattttctcaaaaaaaaaaacaacatcaATCATAAATTGCACCCTACATTGCTATCAAACTCAAGGTACTCGTTGCTGGGTTCAGGTTTACGCTCAGTATGAGGCCTCATCCTACTAGCCACCACCCAAACATGGGGCAAACTAGTCTGGCAACTGCCTCAATTGCGCATGTTACCACAGATTTCGAGTTGCAAACAGTACTGTATCCTCGACTCACCTCTCAAGCCCATTGATATTATGTTTACGGGCTTTTCGGTCTCCGCCCACCAAATTGTCACTGAAATTTCATGAGATAGATACTAGGAGAAATATGCATTTCCAGTTTTTGCCTATCTAATGAACCTATTTTGATAACTATTTCTGGTATTCCGAGATGCAATACAGTTGGTTGAAAGCTGAAGACATTGAGTATAGCGACAACTGCAAATGCATATTTTTCATCTTTCCACACTGGCAATTAGGTCCAATTTGTAACCAAAAAATTTCTAGTCAGTTACCGTTACCAACTAGGAGAACACTACAGCAACAAATGTTCACAAATCAAGTGTTGCACAGTTTGTTTTGTGCTCCactaataataattaaaattatgGATTTACAATTTTTGGTAGTGcatttatacacacacacacacacattctagtgagggatctctttttttttggccattttaagggatcgctcATTAGacctacttttcgatcacatattcacatcttaaccattcagtttttagatatatATAAGTAGATCATCTCtccaaattttcagccaaattgataatcattaaggcattcataactgcgatttacaattatgaacacaaaCCATTCAGGTTGGACtgattcggttcgtccattgatttgatccaattacataccttaacgatcatcaatttggccgaaaatttgtagaaatgatatatacattaggacctaaaaactgaacgatcgagATGCCGAAATACGATAGAAAAGTGGGTCCCTCaagggatcccttaaaatggcaaaaaaaaaatgatccctTAATGGAAgggccctctatatatataccGATCAAACAACTGACGAAGGGGATGAGCAAAACAGGAAGTCTACAGGACGGGGTTCAACTAGTGGACACTCTTGGAAGAGTTGGTATACATGTCTAAGAGTTTAAATACTTAAAATTTTTACATACATACTTTTCATATTCTGAAATATCATGaaaataaacatttttttttttactttgtcaaggggaacccaaagggttcctagacccaagataaaccccttcggcgcatgtgaaatgctccaactgtggattgcagcacagtgtctggccactttgacagcttcggggttcgaacctaggttggggagcacactcaattaggcaagaaccactaggccacttgcagtggttatcaTGAAAATAAACATAGTAAAGTCAAACCagaaaaaagtaataaaataaaaaataaaaaaatgaaaccTGCTCATATAACTCTTTACCTACCAAGTCTACTTCTGCTTTGTATATTAAAGGCTAGAAGGCATGGATTAATTTGACAAAGGATGTGATTAAGGGCAAGTAATAAATTAAGGGCATATCATGATTGATGGCAAGTAATAAATTAAGGGCATAAAGATGTGAGGAAGCCTAGATGTATATACAAAAGTACGTGGCTGATATATACTTGCATGAGATGAAGGCCAGCTTCCTAATAAATAACTCCCATTTTTTGCTTTTTGGTAAAGAACATCTGAACATGTTTTCTTGCTTCAAATGATTAAAGAAAAACTCATCTTGATTATGTTGCATGCGTGTAATACAACTCGTGCCAAATCTGTACTGAATAATTCTTCAATCAATGGAAATTACAAAGAAGCTAGCTAGTTGATGCTTCCGGCAAAGGATATGTCCACACAATTCTTCGATATATGACTCAGACAAATTAATGCCTCTTAATGCCTCTCTTCATAAAATTCAAGAACTTAATTATTAAGCAGCTAATTAAACTATAAATCAAATCCAGGAAGCAGCTAGGTGGCCAGATACACTATATGCATGTTTGATGGAACAAGCCAAATAATACAAGGTGGCCAGAAATACTAATGAATAAATGCAGGACTACTCCATACTCCTTTGAATAATAGACGATCATAATCATTGACGACTAATCTTCCTCACATGTATGAATCTGTAAATGTTATATATCCAACACGTACATTGCCAGAGAAAATCACAGTCATGCATGAAGAGAAAATCACAGTCATGCATGAAGCTAGCTAGatatgatctatgagttttaaaaatattatgcatttttttattcaaaaaaaaaaatattatgcaTTTCATAGTAGCTAATTATTGGCTTAAAGGGAGAAGCTTTACAAGGAGGTTTGGTAATATTCATCTTCCCTTATCTTACAGAACACTcggaaaggaaatcaattcATCACAAGTCTTTTTGTTCACTTTTACCTTCTGGGAGGTCTACTAAAAAAGAAATTAGTACTTATGAGGGAACCTGTAATTAGTTACTTAACTATGAGTCGCTAAGAATTAATACAATTAGATTGAGTGTTACTTGGAGATAGTACTTCTGGATGTTGGAAGCGCTTTAGCTAGCTTCTGTTCCAGCGCAGAAAGATCCAGACTTTCCACATCATCGACCTGATATATATGGAGTAAGAATCCTATATAGTTTAACACGTACTGAACCACAAATAGCAACTTAAAACTGACACAAAACCCCAACCAAAATATATAgcaattcaaaaccctaaaccaaaaTTTATATACCTCAATCTGGAAAGTGTGAAGGAGTCTTTCATTTACTTGGGAGGAGACACAACTAACAACAGTAAGCCCTTGTCCAAGCAGAATTTCCAAAACGCTTGAGATTGAAATGAGTGGTAACCCATCCTTTCTGAAGCCGCCACTCACCAAAATTTGCACTCCACCAGAACTTGGCTGGACTGTAAAACAGCTAGGCAAATTCACCTTGTCTGAATTCAAAGAGCTTCCAGTAGTGCAGCGACGGTCAATAACAGTGCTTATTTTAGGGAATTTCTTCAATTCATCTCTCTTTGCGTCTAATGTTTTGATCCTATTCTGGAGGTGTTTTATGTAGTTCACAGCTTCGTTCATGTGATCAGACGTCGAACGCTTTCCCTGCTTAATTAATTTCCCACCATATTACAAAAACCCTAAGTTAGAATCTGTCGAATCCCTAATAGAATATAATCCTATATATTTGGACCGAAATTTACAAAATTGAAGCAAGTAGAAATCTAAAGGAAATGAAATTAAGTGTGAGGGTTTTTGATCTTCACCTTGATGAATTCAAGGGGGAGTAGGGATCTAAGACAGGAGTATAAGGTAGCCATTTCTTGCCTTCTTTGCCTTTCATTCTCCCTATGAatcatcattttcttcttcttgttatcCTTTGAATTTTCAATAATTGTCTGATCCAAAGCTGCAACCACTAATTTCCGCCGCCGGCTTTTCCCCATGTTATTGTTGTTGCTAAGGACAGTACTGCTGCATCCATCCGGCGAAGCATATCCGAGAATCCTATCTTCTGATGAATTCTGGTGGTGAGGATTAGATGATGAAATCTGGAAGACCAGCTTATTTCCCTGGTGTAAAGGAAACattgcaaaaacaaatcaaaGACTTGGTGaacagctagctagctagctagctaattcCAACtttaaagaagaggaagaagatatGATCGATTTTTCATGGGCCTCGCTGGCTAGGTAATTAAGATGCCAAAGATTCCTTGAAATTTGATATCGATCTCTTCCCATTACAAGATAGGTGAGCTAAGAAGTGACCTCACCCAAGGTCACTTTAAACTTTTTAATATGCTCCTCTCACTGTTGCTAGGCGCAAAAGTTAACCCCAGCATAATTGGCATTCACATTATCAGGTGGAGCACAGACCTAAAACATTAATTTATAAAGTCTCTGTATCTGTCCCTTTTAGTACTGAAGCGATCATTTCATCTCAATTATTCCTTTTTAATTAGGACTTTGAAATGACATTCTCTTTTGATATGGGTCATGTAGTAGAGTAACTAAACAGGAAGCTCGTATATTTCTCAGTCATTTCAAAAATGTGATTTATATGTATGAGAAGTTTAGCTATAGTTAAACTTAAACAATAGCATTATTGTGCATGGACCGGAACAGTAGTGTCCAGGAACGAGAGCAGAGAAAGCAACCTAACCACCAACAGTATCAAGAAGAAGATTTGTAAGAGAATATTGTAATGCTGGAACATAGCAGATTAGCTGCTTcctaattcttttttcttgacAAAATCAGGTATCAAATCTATTATAATATTCAAAGTGGCTAATAATTGTGAACAAATTATATATAGTTATGGGAGGGAATAAGATCGAGTTATGGAAGCACTGAGACTGTGATAAACTTATTTATagttaatttttaatttatccTTAATGATGACCATGAGTGCAACTGTACTAGATgcaatgtaataccccgaaaaaaatccaaattaatttccgtggatttttagaaatgatttcacaatagtgggagcgagtacgaggctcggagaagttgtggaattagttcgaacgattaattttcgaaaacgtacgttatttaggggcacgcgaaaatcgactttttatatgtatggaatttgggaaaactcccttcatgaaagttgtagagctcgtcgatacgatcgcgtgcatatgtagaacacaaaaatcggagttcgtatgaattagttatgattttttgaaaaagtttccaatttagtataaatcttccattttcggaaatttccgaaaataatttcagaaacttccaaaaatggaaattgagctgcagcccctcccccgaccggaaatcgccttcgattttcttccggctatttcttcctcctccggccaccgatcctcaccaaacttcttccattggcttcgtatggtccttgcgcacctgtctgtggcagccttgcacggtggcgcggcctgtagcggcggcggcaagcccggtccgatttgagttcgattttagtcaacgccggttttctcctagctccggccaccaaaactttcgatccttagctctatgaactcgcctcaacctgctgatcatcatactagaaggatcgcacctggagtgaccggtttcacgttcgtcggagctcgaccggttttcgatcgaaaaccaaaacctggagtgaccggtttacgtttcgatcgatttcgatcgtttgattcatgatatgtgaagttaggaccgtcagatggacttgtagttttgatatgatgatcttatgactgtcccagcggctttgtgtggtcatgggcgaagatccgaccgttggatcttcgtataaatgcaaaacagtgattaggaaggcgatccgtgaggatccgaccgttggatcatcatttaatttcaatccgaccgttggattgtcgtttgattatgtttttgagttattggctaagttaaggtcatgtttgattaggggATCGacagtttgatttggcggacgattcgtgaaattgtattttgagctgttaagaagacgcagcgggaatttagaggtgagtaaacctcacgtggttcatattacgaaccgaataaatttaattaccttattttgtcgtaattgcgtgaaaatatttatggaataaatatttgttttaaaatcatatggacttgatcaactacggtccatgggtaagtaaaatgatttttactatacaaatgaatttctcagttttattgcatgtgaactatagttggtattagtgattatccctgagcggataattacgtatatatatacttacgtgattatatgtgaatggtgtgacattgaagagtgtggaattgggatgattaaattattatgaattgacatgtgacttaccataattatatgtgatgaacatgattgatgagttcttgttaatattcatgatttacattggaggatgtatagagttagagaatgtagggttctgaggatgaggtgtctgaAGTTCGACGgctaaggataaccggagtgtttgtgtgctgaggacggggatgtccaaggtgcgacggtttattattaaccgaagttgtgtgctgaggacggggatgtccaaagcgcgacggtttattattaaccgaagtatatggtgctgaggacggggatgtccaaagcgcgacggtttattattaaccgaagtatgtcgcattacttgcacctaggccaaggtgactggtagcgatgtggttagagctctaacgtgctgttgggatggaccaaagtggtgttatgtgggttgggtttttgcaggaccagtgtggtgtattgtgatttgaggaatgtgaaaatgtattccttgtggttttacatgagtggtttgatgtctctttgcagacgtaatactgttgaattttacttgaactgaaatttaataaatcaacagttctttctttttactcatacgggctgtcaaaagcttaccgggttttgtgttgttgcaatcccggtacactattcaaacggtgtagcggataaccctgcaggtcaggagaacc
Protein-coding regions in this window:
- the LOC133714672 gene encoding receptor-like serine/threonine-protein kinase At4g25390; its protein translation is MRPITQSPSPSSPQPPHPHRTNLLVPLAGAATTTAFSLLLFLLVCFRKITRKRTAPEADSKPPHRFSYTLLRRATDSFSPTLRLGQGGSGSVFFGTLPHTRQDVAVKLMDSGSLQGEREFQNELFFASMLDSRHVISVLGFSSDRKRRRMLLVYEFMSNGNLQDALLHRKCPELMEWKKRFSIMVDVAKGLCYLHGLDPPVVHGDVKPSNVLLDGSFNVKIADFGLARLKSEIQVVIGEDVKKGEGVEVKKEELEDCGSVVEETESVSVATAGFEDSNLGVDQSPESLVIKLPVSPETPVTASPPEENVDKEGGEKPSVNKDWWMRQENGSGVKDYVMEWIGNERPTAASSSEMVGRSEKKKNKKRNRKRLDWWMSMEESGKVSSKEKRRPAREWWKEEYCEELTKKKKKKDKKQSKGMSFDENESDWWPHDDELYAETRKKKKSRSRSWGSMSSIDWWLDGIRRNASNNSASGEIPKSCGMSSTPSMRGTVCYVAPEYGFGGDPSELCDVYSFGVLLLVVIAGRRPLQVTNSPLSEFQRANLLSWARHLARAGKLIDLVDKSIQGLEQEQALLCITVALVCLQKIPARRPSMKEVVGMLTGELEPPKLPPELTTSAQSRFSHKSHRKVR
- the LOC133714673 gene encoding transcription factor bHLH120-like isoform X1, which produces MFPLHQGNKLVFQISSSNPHHQNSSEDRILGYASPDGCSSTVLSNNNNMGKSRRRKLVVAALDQTIIENSKDNKKKKMMIHRENERQRRQEMATLYSCLRSLLPLEFIKGKRSTSDHMNEAVNYIKHLQNRIKTLDAKRDELKKFPKISTVIDRRCTTGSSLNSDKVNLPSCFTVQPSSGGVQILVSGGFRKDGLPLISISSVLEILLGQGLTVVSCVSSQVNERLLHTFQIEVDDVESLDLSALEQKLAKALPTSRSTISKFEPRSCQSGQTLCCNPQLEHFTCAEGVYLGSRNPLGSP
- the LOC133714673 gene encoding transcription factor bHLH36-like isoform X2, whose amino-acid sequence is MFPLHQGNKLVFQISSSNPHHQNSSEDRILGYASPDGCSSTVLSNNNNMGKSRRRKLVVAALDQTIIENSKDNKKKKMMIHRENERQRRQEMATLYSCLRSLLPLEFIKGKRSTSDHMNEAVNYIKHLQNRIKTLDAKRDELKKFPKISTVIDRRCTTGSSLNSDKVNLPSCFTVQPSSGGVQILVSGGFRKDGLPLISISSVLEILLGQGLTVVSCVSSQVNERLLHTFQIEVRTPKLSKWPDTVLQSTVGAFHMRRRGLSWV